TGGCCTCATCCCCTAACTGAACAGGAACGAGGCCTGTCGTTGGTTATTTTAGTCAATCTGCAAAGTACGCAAGCGGTTGATGGCTGCTGCCAGTTCAAATTTTCGTGGAAGTGCCAGGTCACCAGGATGCTGTCCATAAAAGGGGGAAATGAAGTCCAACCCTTTTTTTTCTACCTGTCTGTATAATTGGTCAATGGCATCCGGTAAAGAGGTTTTACCCTCAGCCCATTGTTTGGCCAACATATGGATCATATTGGCAATCGCCCTGGTTTGACTGGGATCCACCAATTGTTCCACAAAGGCAAGATCGATGGTAGAGGTTCCATATTGTATGTGATGCAGTCCCTTGGCATCCACCTTTTCTTTTTTCCCTTTACGAGCATTGAAACTGCGGGGATGGGGCGTCCGGCTTATCACCTGGCCAAAGGAGGCCCCCCCTTCCTGCTGGCGGTTATTGTGCAGTGTTTCAGCTATGGAGCGGGCTTGATCCGTTGCATCATGCGGCCTGTATTCATCCATCATGATCACATGGTCCGCTTGATCAAAATAATCACCTGATCCTCCCACGACTAAAATAGTTGAAATGCCCAATTCCCTGTAAAGCTGCCTTACCTTGTCCACAAATGGGGTAATGGGTTCTTTTCCTTTATGGACAAGGCGCTGCATACGGGCATCCCTGATCATAAAATTGGTTGCACTGGTATCTTCATCAATAAGCAGAACCTTGGCCCCCATCTCTAAAACTTCCATAATATTGGCAGCCTGCGAGGTACTGCCACTGGCATCCTCTGTTGAGAAACGGGTTGTGTCTTTACCGAACGGCAAATTGGAGATAAACGGAGAAATATTAACTTTTTCCACCCTCCGGCCATCCTCAGCCCTGACCTTGCAAGCTGTGTCATCAGTGATGACAAACTCACGGCCATCCCCTTCAATATGGTTATAAACGCCCCTCTCTAATGCCTTCAGTAACGTACTCTTGCCGTGATAACCTCCACCGACGATTAAAGTGACCCCGCGAGGGATACCCATGCCGCGGATTGTTTTACCATGGGGCAGAGCAATTTCCACTTCCATTGATTGTGGAGATTTAAACGGCACTGCTTGATGTTTGGGCATGGGCCGGTTGCTGATGCCGCTTTGACGAGGCAGAATGGCGCCGTTGGCCACAAAAGCGACTAAATCATGCTCTTTTAAGTAAGCGCGGATGGCCTCTTGCTGATCACTCAACTGAATCTGTTTCACCAAGCGGGCTTCATCCAACGGAAAAAAGGCCCGGTTAACAATAGCCGGAAGAACCTGAAAAAAGATACGCTCTGCCTCTTGGCCTAAAATGCGTCTGCCTTGGGCTGGCAAACCAACTGAAAGGCGCACTTCCACCTTGTCCTTCAACACCCGGACCGCCGTCCGTTTCAATATTTCCTGACCCGGTTCGTCAATCGCCACCATCCCGCTTGTTCCTGTGCCTCTCCGCGGCGGATTCACCTGCCGTATGGCTTGTGCAGTCTCCCGGG
This window of the Caldalkalibacillus uzonensis genome carries:
- a CDS encoding ABC-ATPase domain-containing protein; protein product: MQRLANKLKRINGKGYKAYKDIQGSYCFDRYRLHIDYVQGDPFASPSRIRIELLPSDFSVKPDWINTSFRQTAVEDFLARETAQAIRQVNPPRRGTGTSGMVAIDEPGQEILKRTAVRVLKDKVEVRLSVGLPAQGRRILGQEAERIFFQVLPAIVNRAFFPLDEARLVKQIQLSDQQEAIRAYLKEHDLVAFVANGAILPRQSGISNRPMPKHQAVPFKSPQSMEVEIALPHGKTIRGMGIPRGVTLIVGGGYHGKSTLLKALERGVYNHIEGDGREFVITDDTACKVRAEDGRRVEKVNISPFISNLPFGKDTTRFSTEDASGSTSQAANIMEVLEMGAKVLLIDEDTSATNFMIRDARMQRLVHKGKEPITPFVDKVRQLYRELGISTILVVGGSGDYFDQADHVIMMDEYRPHDATDQARSIAETLHNNRQQEGGASFGQVISRTPHPRSFNARKGKKEKVDAKGLHHIQYGTSTIDLAFVEQLVDPSQTRAIANMIHMLAKQWAEGKTSLPDAIDQLYRQVEKKGLDFISPFYGQHPGDLALPRKFELAAAINRLRTLQID